One genomic window of Microbaculum marinisediminis includes the following:
- a CDS encoding CaiB/BaiF CoA transferase family protein, which produces MTEEKRQNTGPLAGIRILDLTRILAGPTCTQLLGDLGADVIKIERPGEGDDTRKWGPPYVKDADGRDTAESAYYLSANRNKRSLAVDVARPEGAALVKRLAAKCDAFVENFKVGGLAKYGLAYDDLKDELPGLVYCSITGFGQTGPNRMRAGYDYLAQGMGGIMSITGVPGTEPVKVGVAIADVMCGMYASTAILAALRHRDATGQGQYIDIGLVDTQVAWLINEGTNYLTSGQVPVQRGNAHANIVPYQVFETVDGHVIVAVGNDSQYRRFCDFLGAPELAEEPYATNSARVSHRDELVPKIAERLKTRKRDDILKGLEERGVPAGPVNTIADAFAEPQVAARDMKIAMDHPLAGSGAVDLIGNPLKLSETPVSYRNPPPYLGQHTDDVLADVLGLDAAERDKLRDSGVI; this is translated from the coding sequence ATGACAGAAGAAAAACGGCAGAACACCGGCCCGCTCGCGGGCATCCGCATCCTTGACCTCACCCGCATCCTGGCCGGGCCGACCTGCACCCAGCTCCTGGGCGACCTCGGCGCCGACGTGATCAAGATCGAGCGGCCCGGCGAAGGCGACGACACCCGCAAGTGGGGTCCGCCCTACGTCAAGGACGCCGACGGCCGGGATACCGCCGAAAGCGCGTACTACCTGTCGGCCAATCGCAACAAGCGCTCGCTCGCCGTCGATGTCGCAAGGCCCGAGGGCGCAGCGCTGGTGAAGCGGCTGGCCGCGAAATGCGACGCCTTCGTCGAGAACTTCAAGGTCGGCGGGCTGGCGAAGTACGGTCTCGCCTACGACGACCTGAAGGACGAGCTGCCGGGTCTGGTCTATTGCTCGATCACCGGCTTCGGCCAGACCGGCCCGAACCGGATGCGCGCCGGCTACGACTATCTGGCGCAGGGCATGGGCGGCATCATGTCGATCACCGGCGTGCCCGGCACCGAGCCGGTCAAGGTCGGCGTCGCCATCGCCGACGTGATGTGCGGCATGTATGCCTCCACCGCGATCCTCGCCGCGCTGCGCCACCGCGACGCCACGGGCCAGGGCCAGTACATCGACATCGGCCTGGTCGACACCCAGGTCGCCTGGCTGATCAACGAAGGCACCAACTACCTCACCTCCGGACAGGTGCCGGTCCAGCGCGGCAACGCCCACGCCAATATCGTGCCCTATCAGGTGTTCGAGACCGTGGACGGCCATGTCATCGTCGCCGTCGGCAACGACAGCCAGTATCGGCGCTTCTGCGATTTTCTCGGCGCCCCGGAGCTTGCCGAGGAGCCGTACGCGACCAACAGCGCCCGCGTCTCCCATCGCGACGAACTGGTGCCTAAGATCGCCGAACGGCTCAAGACCCGCAAACGCGACGACATCCTTAAGGGCCTGGAGGAACGGGGCGTGCCGGCCGGGCCGGTCAACACCATCGCCGACGCCTTCGCCGAGCCGCAGGTCGCCGCGCGCGACATGAAGATCGCGATGGATCATCCGCTCGCCGGGTCCGGCGCCGTGGATCTGATCGGCAATCCGCTGAAACTGTCGGAGACGCCCGTCAGCTATCGCAATCCGCCGCCGTATCTCGGACAGCATACCGACGATGTGCTGGCGGACGTGCTGGGCCTCGATGCGGCCGAACGCGACAAGCTGCGCGATTCCGGCGTGATCTGA
- a CDS encoding O-acetyl-ADP-ribose deacetylase produces the protein MTAIEIRVADITTLPVDAIVNAANEALLPGGGVCGAIHRAAGPGLAEECRTIGHCPTGEARITGGYHLPAGHVIHTVGPVWHGGSAGEDALLAGCYQTSLDLARDHDLRSVAFPAISTGIFGFPPDRAAEIAVRTVHEVAEAAPDAFDRIVLCCFDEASAKRHEQAAEEASIPATRL, from the coding sequence ATGACAGCAATCGAGATCCGTGTCGCCGATATCACGACGCTGCCCGTCGACGCGATCGTCAACGCGGCGAACGAGGCGTTGCTGCCCGGCGGCGGCGTCTGCGGCGCGATCCACCGCGCCGCCGGTCCCGGGCTCGCCGAGGAATGCCGGACGATCGGCCATTGCCCGACCGGCGAGGCGCGCATCACCGGCGGCTACCACCTGCCCGCCGGCCACGTCATCCATACGGTCGGCCCCGTCTGGCACGGCGGCTCTGCCGGCGAGGACGCGTTGCTGGCAGGCTGCTACCAGACGTCCCTGGACCTCGCCAGAGACCATGACCTGAGATCCGTCGCCTTTCCGGCGATCTCGACGGGCATCTTCGGCTTCCCGCCCGACCGTGCCGCGGAGATCGCGGTCCGGACGGTGCACGAGGTGGCCGAAGCCGCGCCGGACGCCTTCGACCGCATCGTCCTGTGCTGTTTCGACGAGGCGTCGGCGAAGCGACACGAGCAGGCGGCCGAAGAAGCCTCCATTCCTGCAACCCGCCTATGA